The Methylopila sp. M107 genome contains the following window.
GCGCGAGTTGGCCTCGATCTGGGCGACGACCGTCGCGACCTCCTCGTCGAGCCGCTCCGCCGGCACGACGCGGTCGACGAGGCCGATCGCGAGCGCCTCCTCGGCCCCGATCAGCCGGCCGGTGAACAGCAGGTCCTTGGCGGCCGACCGCCCCACCGTCGAGACCAGCCTGCGCGTGCTGACCACCGGATAGGCGATGCCGAGCTTTGCGGGCGTCACGCCGAAGCGCGTGCCTTCCGCCGCAATCCGGATGTCCGAGGCGAGCGCGATCTGGCAGCCGCCGCCGACGCAGGCGCCCTCGATCGCCGCGATCGTGGGTTTTGCGATCCCGGCCACCGCCTCCTCGCCGTCGCGCACCGCATTGGCGAAGGCGTCGCGGCGCTCCTCGTCCGCGGTGGTGAGCGCGACGAACTCGCCGATGTCGGCGCCGGCGCAGAACACGCCGCCCGCGCCCCGCACCGTCACGACCGCGATCTCGGGATCGGCCGCGATCTCGGCCGCCACGCCCTGGAAGGCGAGCCAGGCGGCCTCGTTCAGCGCGTTCTTCTTCTCCGGCCGGTCGATCAGCAGGGTCGCGCGCGCGCCGTCGCGCAGGAGACGGACGGAAGCGGCGGCGGTCGGCTCGGTCATGGCGCTCTCAGGCTTGGGGAACGCGGCAGCCATAGCATCGATCGCAGAGGCGACCCAAGACT
Protein-coding sequences here:
- a CDS encoding enoyl-CoA hydratase-related protein; translation: MTEPTAAASVRLLRDGARATLLIDRPEKKNALNEAAWLAFQGVAAEIAADPEIAVVTVRGAGGVFCAGADIGEFVALTTADEERRDAFANAVRDGEEAVAGIAKPTIAAIEGACVGGGCQIALASDIRIAAEGTRFGVTPAKLGIAYPVVSTRRLVSTVGRSAAKDLLFTGRLIGAEEALAIGLVDRVVPAERLDEEVATVVAQIEANSRYSLAVSKRTVDALDDAAAHAELDALWRGGFSGEDLKEGARAFLEKRKPAFSWRG